From a single Caloramator mitchellensis genomic region:
- the glmL gene encoding methylaspartate mutase accessory protein GlmL, with translation MDAALLIDFGSTYTKLTAVDLENEEILATAKDLTTVQTDIMIGFNKAFDKLKEKIDLSNVNFVEKLACSSAAGGLKMIAIGLVPELTAEAAKRAALGAGARILGVYSYELTKHEMDEILSKNPDIILLAGGTDGGNRDCIIHNAKLLAKYIGSVPVVVAGNKNAQEEIEEIFKEAGVYFKITENVMPRLNQINVEPAREVIREIFMEKIVEAKGMKKAESFVRGILMPTPAAVLKAARVLADGTDKEEGIGELIIIDIGGATTDVHSIASGEPSKAGVTLRGLQEPYAKRTVEGDLGMRVSAVSLWEAAGTRRIKKFVPNTPYEIEDRCRYLQANVNFIPEKEEDVEFDEAMGMVATEMAMERHVGIIESVYTPMGIIYSQVGKDLLNVRYLIGTGGVIVHSQNPKKILSAGKFTMESPNYLKPTNPEILIDKTYILSAMGLLAEKYPDKAIRIMKKYIVKA, from the coding sequence ATGGATGCAGCGCTTTTGATTGATTTTGGAAGCACCTATACCAAATTGACGGCAGTTGATTTGGAAAATGAAGAGATACTTGCTACAGCAAAGGATTTGACAACTGTTCAAACGGATATAATGATTGGTTTTAATAAAGCATTTGATAAGTTAAAGGAGAAAATTGATTTAAGCAATGTAAATTTTGTGGAAAAATTGGCTTGTTCATCAGCTGCAGGTGGACTTAAGATGATAGCAATTGGACTTGTGCCAGAATTAACAGCGGAGGCAGCAAAAAGGGCTGCATTGGGTGCCGGTGCAAGGATACTTGGGGTATACAGCTATGAGCTTACCAAACACGAGATGGATGAAATATTGAGCAAAAATCCAGATATAATACTTCTTGCTGGAGGAACAGACGGAGGCAACAGGGACTGCATAATCCACAACGCAAAATTGTTGGCAAAATACATAGGAAGTGTTCCTGTGGTTGTTGCAGGAAATAAAAATGCACAGGAAGAGATAGAGGAAATATTCAAGGAAGCAGGAGTATATTTTAAGATAACTGAAAATGTTATGCCGAGGCTTAACCAAATAAATGTTGAGCCTGCAAGAGAAGTTATAAGAGAAATATTTATGGAAAAGATAGTTGAAGCAAAGGGAATGAAAAAGGCCGAGAGCTTTGTGAGGGGGATTTTGATGCCAACTCCAGCGGCAGTTTTGAAGGCTGCAAGAGTTCTTGCTGATGGAACGGATAAGGAAGAGGGAATTGGAGAGCTCATCATAATAGACATTGGCGGCGCAACTACAGACGTTCATTCCATAGCAAGCGGTGAACCATCGAAGGCAGGAGTTACTCTAAGAGGGCTTCAGGAGCCCTATGCCAAAAGAACAGTTGAGGGAGACCTTGGAATGAGGGTTAGCGCAGTATCCCTTTGGGAGGCTGCAGGAACAAGAAGGATTAAAAAGTTTGTTCCGAATACGCCATACGAAATAGAGGACAGATGCAGATACCTTCAGGCTAATGTTAACTTCATCCCTGAAAAGGAAGAGGATGTTGAATTTGACGAAGCTATGGGTATGGTTGCTACTGAAATGGCCATGGAAAGGCATGTTGGGATTATAGAGAGCGTATATACCCCAATGGGAATTATATATTCACAGGTTGGTAAGGACCTTTTAAATGTAAGGTATTTAATTGGAACAGGCGGAGTTATAGTCCACAGCCAAAATCCCAAAAAGATTTTATCGGCAGGTAAATTTACTATGGAATCTCCTAACTATTTAAAACCAACTAATCCAGAGATTTTAATAGATAAGACATATATATTATCAGCTATGGGGCTTTTGGCGGAAAAATATCCTGATAAGGCAATAAGAATAATGAAAAAATATATTGTGAAGGCTTGA
- a CDS encoding methylaspartate ammonia-lyase — translation MKIVDVVLSAGRTGFFFDDQRAIKMGAAHDGFVYVGEPVTEGFKKIRMAGESISVMLILEDGQVAYGDCAAVQYSGAGGRDPLFLAEEFIPVIEKHIAPKLIEREITTFKEMAEEIDNMEVEGKRLHTAIRYGVTQAILDAVAKAKRLTMAEVIREEYATGVEFKKIPIFTQSGDDRYNNVDKMILKGADVLPHGLINNVKEKLGENGELLKEYVAWLRDRILKLRTTEEYNPVLHIDVYGTIGIAFNMDYEKMANYLGELEETAKPFKLRIEGPMDVENREGQCEALKKLRNILKQKGIGVELVADEWCNTWEDIKLFVDEGAADMIQIKTPDLGGINNVAESILYCKKHGVGAYCGGTCNETDRSAQVLTNIAIACDADQCLAKPGMGVDEGFMIVYNEMQRVLQLEKNRDRINKAIKR, via the coding sequence ATGAAAATAGTTGACGTTGTTTTATCAGCAGGAAGAACTGGGTTTTTCTTCGATGACCAAAGGGCGATTAAAATGGGAGCAGCTCACGATGGATTTGTATATGTAGGGGAACCGGTAACAGAAGGATTTAAGAAGATAAGAATGGCTGGAGAATCGATATCGGTTATGCTTATACTTGAGGATGGACAGGTTGCATATGGTGATTGTGCAGCAGTTCAATATTCAGGAGCAGGAGGAAGAGACCCTCTGTTTTTAGCAGAAGAATTCATTCCAGTAATTGAAAAGCATATAGCTCCAAAGCTTATAGAAAGAGAAATTACAACCTTCAAGGAAATGGCAGAAGAAATCGACAATATGGAAGTAGAAGGCAAAAGACTTCATACAGCAATAAGATACGGAGTTACACAGGCAATACTCGATGCTGTGGCAAAGGCAAAAAGGCTTACAATGGCGGAAGTTATCAGGGAAGAGTATGCAACAGGAGTTGAGTTTAAGAAGATACCTATTTTTACTCAATCCGGCGACGATAGATACAACAATGTTGATAAGATGATTCTAAAGGGTGCGGATGTATTGCCACACGGGCTTATAAACAATGTTAAGGAAAAATTAGGTGAGAATGGAGAGCTTTTAAAGGAATATGTGGCTTGGTTAAGGGATAGAATACTAAAGCTTAGGACAACAGAAGAATACAACCCTGTTCTGCACATAGATGTATATGGAACAATTGGAATTGCATTCAACATGGACTACGAAAAAATGGCTAACTATTTGGGAGAGCTTGAAGAGACAGCAAAGCCATTTAAGTTAAGAATAGAAGGTCCAATGGATGTTGAAAACAGAGAGGGACAGTGTGAAGCACTTAAAAAGCTAAGAAATATATTAAAGCAAAAGGGAATAGGCGTTGAACTTGTTGCAGATGAATGGTGCAACACTTGGGAAGATATAAAGCTGTTCGTTGACGAAGGTGCAGCTGACATGATTCAGATAAAGACTCCTGATTTAGGCGGTATAAACAATGTAGCAGAGTCGATTCTTTACTGCAAAAAGCATGGAGTTGGAGCATACTGCGGCGGAACATGCAACGAAACAGACCGTTCAGCACAGGTTCTAACAAATATTGCAATAGCTTGCGATGCAGACCAATGCCTTGCAAAACCAGGAATGGGAGTAGACGAAGGATTTATGATAGTTTACAACGAAATGCAAAGGGTATTGCAGCTTGAAAAAAATAGAGATAGGATAAATAAGGCTATAAAAAGATAA
- a CDS encoding methylaspartate mutase subunit E, with the protein MELKNKKWSQEQFFKVREEILNHWPTGKDVNLEDAAEYLKKVPEHKSFPAKLKKAKEEGITLAQPRAGVALVEDHINLLTYLQNEGEADLLPSTIDSYTRQNRYNECEVGLEESRKAGRSMLNGFPAVNHGVEGCRRVFEAVNLPLQARHGTPDARLLSEIIHASGWTSNEGGGISYNIPYAKSVSLEKTILDWQYCDRLAGLYEEMGISLNREPFGPLTGTLVPPSVSNAVAIIEGLLAAEQGVRNLTLGYGQCGNLVQDVAAMRALEEQANEYFKMYGYDVYLTTVFHQWMGGFPQDESKAFGVISWGSATAALAGATKVIVKTPHEAVGIPTKEANAAGIKATKQTLNLLRGQRLPMSKELEEEIKLIKAETKCILDKVFEVGNGDLAVGAVKAFELGILDIPFAPSKYNAGKILPARDNNGAVRILEFGNIPFTKEIKDFHRSLLEARAKVENREVGFQMVVDDIYAVGKGFLVGRPNL; encoded by the coding sequence ATGGAGCTTAAAAATAAAAAATGGAGCCAAGAACAGTTTTTTAAGGTAAGAGAGGAAATATTAAATCACTGGCCAACTGGAAAGGACGTAAATTTAGAAGATGCTGCTGAGTATCTAAAAAAGGTGCCAGAACATAAGAGTTTTCCAGCAAAACTTAAAAAGGCAAAGGAAGAGGGAATAACACTTGCACAGCCAAGAGCTGGGGTTGCGCTTGTTGAGGACCATATAAATCTTTTAACATATCTTCAAAATGAAGGTGAGGCAGACCTTTTACCATCCACAATCGACAGTTATACAAGACAAAACAGATACAACGAATGCGAGGTTGGACTTGAAGAGAGCAGAAAAGCAGGACGTTCAATGCTAAACGGCTTTCCTGCTGTAAACCATGGCGTTGAAGGCTGTAGAAGAGTTTTTGAAGCTGTAAACCTACCTCTTCAGGCAAGACACGGAACACCTGATGCAAGGCTTTTATCAGAAATAATTCACGCATCGGGCTGGACATCAAACGAAGGCGGCGGTATATCATATAATATACCTTATGCAAAGAGCGTAAGCCTTGAAAAGACAATCCTCGACTGGCAGTATTGCGATAGATTAGCAGGACTTTATGAAGAAATGGGAATCTCTTTAAACAGAGAACCATTTGGACCTTTGACTGGAACACTTGTGCCACCAAGCGTATCAAACGCAGTTGCAATAATAGAAGGATTGCTTGCCGCAGAGCAGGGAGTAAGGAACTTGACATTAGGTTATGGACAATGCGGTAATCTGGTTCAGGACGTTGCGGCGATGAGGGCGCTTGAGGAGCAGGCAAATGAATACTTCAAAATGTATGGATATGACGTTTACTTAACGACTGTATTCCATCAATGGATGGGTGGATTCCCACAGGACGAATCAAAGGCATTTGGGGTTATTTCATGGGGTTCAGCGACGGCAGCCCTTGCTGGCGCAACTAAGGTTATTGTTAAAACTCCTCATGAGGCAGTTGGAATTCCAACTAAAGAGGCTAATGCAGCAGGAATTAAGGCAACAAAGCAGACATTGAACCTATTAAGAGGACAAAGACTTCCAATGTCCAAGGAACTTGAAGAGGAAATCAAGCTAATAAAGGCTGAAACAAAGTGCATACTTGATAAGGTGTTTGAAGTAGGAAATGGAGACTTAGCAGTAGGTGCTGTAAAGGCATTTGAGCTTGGTATACTCGATATACCATTTGCGCCAAGCAAATATAACGCAGGCAAGATACTTCCAGCAAGAGATAATAATGGTGCTGTAAGAATACTTGAGTTTGGAAATATTCCATTTACTAAGGAGATAAAGGATTTCCACAGAAGCCTATTAGAAGCAAGAGCAAAGGTTGAAAACAGAGAAGTAGGATTCCAGATGGTTGTAGATGATATATATGCAGTTGGAAAGGGATTCTTGGTTGGACGACCAAATCTATAA
- a CDS encoding fumarate hydratase: MREIQVSEITKAVRDLCIEANYYLNEDIKNAFLKASDEEEFKLAKDIMDILIKNAEIAANENMPMCQDTGMTVVFIDLGQDVHIVGGNLNDAINEGVRKGYIEGYLRKSVVGDPIERINTKDNTPAVIYTNIVEGDRIKITVVPKGFGSENMSQLKMLKPADGIEGVKKFVLKVVKEAGPNPCPPIIVGVGIGGTFDYSAYLAKKALLRSIDKRNSNTFYAKLEEELLDSINKLGIGPQGFGGRTTALAVNVEAFATHIAGLPVAVNISCHATRHAEIEF; this comes from the coding sequence ATGAGGGAGATTCAAGTATCGGAGATTACCAAGGCTGTTAGGGATTTGTGTATAGAGGCTAACTATTATTTGAATGAAGATATAAAAAATGCCTTTCTGAAGGCGAGCGACGAAGAAGAATTTAAGCTTGCGAAAGATATAATGGATATATTGATTAAAAATGCTGAGATTGCTGCAAATGAAAATATGCCTATGTGTCAGGATACGGGGATGACAGTTGTTTTTATAGATTTAGGACAGGATGTTCATATTGTGGGTGGAAATTTAAACGATGCGATTAACGAAGGGGTAAGAAAAGGATACATAGAAGGATATTTAAGAAAATCAGTTGTAGGCGACCCGATTGAAAGAATAAATACAAAGGACAATACCCCTGCTGTTATATACACAAATATTGTTGAAGGGGATAGAATAAAGATAACGGTTGTTCCAAAGGGATTTGGAAGCGAAAATATGAGCCAGCTTAAAATGTTAAAACCAGCAGATGGAATTGAAGGGGTTAAGAAATTTGTTTTGAAGGTCGTGAAGGAAGCTGGACCTAATCCATGCCCTCCTATTATTGTTGGAGTTGGAATTGGAGGGACATTTGATTATTCGGCATATCTTGCTAAAAAGGCGCTGTTAAGGTCAATTGATAAAAGAAACAGCAATACATTTTATGCTAAACTTGAAGAGGAACTTTTGGACAGCATAAACAAGCTTGGAATTGGGCCTCAAGGGTTTGGAGGAAGGACTACTGCTCTTGCAGTAAATGTTGAAGCATTTGCAACTCATATAGCAGGTCTTCCGGTTGCAGTTAATATAAGCTGCCATGCCACAAGGCATGCAGAGATTGAATTTTAA
- the glmS gene encoding methylaspartate mutase subunit S — protein MSKTIILGVIGADCHAVGNKILDRAFSDAGFNVINIGVMCSQEEFINAAIETNADAIIVSSLYGHGEIDCRGLREKCEEAGLKDILLYAGGNLVVGKQDWSEVEKRFKEMGFNRVYPPGTSPEIGIKDLKNDLGL, from the coding sequence GGTGCAGACTGCCACGCTGTAGGTAACAAAATATTAGACAGGGCGTTTTCAGACGCCGGATTTAACGTTATCAACATAGGAGTTATGTGCTCGCAGGAAGAGTTTATAAACGCGGCAATAGAAACAAACGCAGATGCGATTATAGTTTCATCCTTATACGGACATGGTGAAATTGACTGCAGAGGGTTAAGGGAAAAATGTGAAGAAGCAGGACTTAAAGATATATTATTATACGCTGGCGGAAACCTTGTTGTTGGTAAGCAGGATTGGAGCGAAGTTGAAAAAAGGTTTAAAGAAATGGGATTTAACAGGGTTTACCCACCAGGAACTTCACCAGAAATTGGAATTAAAGATTTAAAAAACGATTTAGGGCTATAG